From the Sphingobacteruim zhuxiongii genome, the window CGGTATCCAGTACCGTCCATCGACGACGGCGGATATGTAGCGTAACTTTCTGGCCTCGAATGGGAAAGTCTGAAATTTCAGTAGAAGGCATAAAACCCTTTGACTCCAACTTGCTGTGCTCATAGCCTGTCGGAGCAATATTAAGTTCATCTAAGTAAATATGGAGTTGATTGTCGACCTGATCGACTTCTAAAATCTGGAAGTATTCCAAAAGCCCTTCGGGCATCAATAAGGATAGTAATTTACGTTCGGCTTCTTGCAAGGGATATTTGTATTAAAGACGCTAAACTAAGAAATTTTTAACACTCCCCCCAAGAATTCAGCTTGATCCATAGAAATCACTAAGTCCAGCATAGGTCTTCATACTCACTACTAAATACTATATACTAAAAAAGCTCATCGAAAGATGAGCTTTTTATCCAAGTACCTAGGGCGGGAATCGAACCCGCACTCCCTTAACGGGAACAGGATTTTAAGTCCTGCGTGTCTACCAGTTCCACCACCTAGGCAACTGAGCGAAAGACGAGATTCGAACTCGCGACCCCAACCTTGGCAAGGTTGTGCTCTACCAACTGAGCTACTTTCGCTTGACGTGCTGCAAATATAGAGAGAAATGCGAAACTGCAAAAATAAATCTTAGTCTTTTCTTGCA encodes:
- a CDS encoding ISAon1 family transposase N-terminal region protein; this translates as MQEAERKLLSLLMPEGLLEYFQILEVDQVDNQLHIYLDELNIAPTGYEHSKLESKGFMPSTEISDFPIRGQKVTLHIRRRRWTVLDTGDIITRDWNLVREGARMTTEFGLFLKKIFG